A stretch of Anoplolepis gracilipes chromosome 12, ASM4749672v1, whole genome shotgun sequence DNA encodes these proteins:
- the Gcat gene encoding 2-amino-3-ketobutyrate coenzyme A ligase, mitochondrial isoform X2, translating into MYGNLRRNTRWNISRTINSLARYIEPELAAIAQAGTWKNERIIASPQGTRITLSNGKKALNFCANNYLGLANNKDVINAAKIALDKYGAGLSSVRFICGTQEIHVELEKKIATFHGREDTILYASCLDANAGFFETLLTADDAVLSDELNHASIIDGIRLCKAKKYRYKHRNMTDLESKLQESKSARLRLIATDGVFSMDGTVAPLPKIIELAKKYNAITFIDDCHATGFFGKTGRYIFTNLYRIIYLFVSINITCQIYLFQFRGTEDYFGCLGSIDIINSTLGKALGGAAGGYTTSTKEVVSLLRQKSRPYLFSNSVPPSVVASASKVMDLITDSTGFLDRLANNTEHFRNAMTKAGFIIIGDNHPICPIMLGDAKLAATFADKMMEKGIYVIGFSYPVVPKDKARIRVQISAAHSIKDIDHAVKAFVQIGKELAVI; encoded by the exons ATGTATGGAAATCTTAGAAGAA ATACCAGATGGAATATCAGCCGAACAATAAATTCTCTGGCTCGTTACATAGAACCGGAATTGGCAGCGATAGCACAAGCAGGCACGTGGAAAAATGAGCGTATAATTGCTTCACCTCAAGGAACGAGGATCACTCTATCAAATGGGAAAAAGGCGCTCAATTTTTGCGCGAACAATTATCTAGGTCTTGCg AATAACAAGGATGTTATTAATGCGGCAAAAATTGCCTTGGATAAATACGGTGCCGGTTTGAGTTCTGTGAGATTTATATGTGGAACGCAGGAAATACATGtcgaattagaaaaaaaaattgccacGTTTCATGGCAGGGAAGACACGATACTTTACGCATCGTGCCTCGACGCGAATGCCGGTTTTTTTGAAACTCTGTTAACTGCAGACGATGCTGTGTTAAGCGATGAATTAAATCATGCGTCTATTATTGATGGAATACGATTGTGCAAAGCAAAGAAATACAG ATACAAACATAGAAATATGACGGATTTAGAAAGTAAACTTCAAGAAAGCAAATCGGCACGTTTACGTCTTATAGCAACTGATGGCGTATTCTCCATGGACGGTACCGTTGCCCCATTGCCAAAAATAATTGAACTTGCCAAAAAGTACAATGCTATTACATTCATAGATGATTGTCATGCAACCGGATTCTTTGGCAAAACTGGCAGGTATATTTTCACAaacttatacagaattatttatctatttgtgAGCATCAATATTActtgtcaaatttatttatttcaattcagAGGTACAGAAGACTACTTTGGCTGTCTTGGAAGTATCGATATCATTAATTCTACATTAGGAAAAGCTCTTGGAGGAGCAGCAGGTGGTTACACGACTAGTACAAAAGAAGTTGTTAGTTTATTAAGACAAAAAAGTAGACCGTATTTATTCTCGAATTCGGTGCCCCCATCTGTAGTTGCATCCGCAAGTAag GTAATGGATCTTATAACGGATAGCACAGGATTTTTGGACCGCTTAGCAAACAATACTGAACATTTTAGAAATGCAATGACCAAGGCTGGTTTTATTATCATTGGTGATAATCATCCTATTTGTCCTATTATGCTAGGTGATGCAAAATTGGCAGCAACATTTGCAGATAAAATGATgg aaaaggGAATTTACGTTATTGGATTTAGCTATCCTGTAGTACCAAAAGACAAAGCGAGAATACGTGTTCAAATTAGTGCAGCACATTCGATTAAAGATATAGACCATGCTGTGAAAGCTTTCGTACAAATTGGAAAAGAACTTGCAGTgatttaa
- the Gcat gene encoding 2-amino-3-ketobutyrate coenzyme A ligase, mitochondrial isoform X4 — translation MYGNLRRNTRWNISRTINSLARYIEPELAAIAQAGTWKNERIIASPQGTRITLSNGKKALNFCANNYLGLANNKDVINAAKIALDKYGAGLSSVRFICGTQEIHVELEKKIATFHGREDTILYASCLDANAGFFETLLTADDAVLSDELNHASIIDGIRLCKAKKYRYKHRNMTDLESKLQESKSARLRLIATDGVFSMDGTVAPLPKIIELAKKYNAITFIDDCHATGFFGKTGRGTEDYFGCLGSIDIINSTLGKALGGAAGGYTTSTKEVVSLLRQKSRPYLFSNSVPPSVVASASKVMDLITDSTGFLDRLANNTEHFRNAMTKAGFIIIGDNHPICPIMLGDAKLAATFADKMMEKGIYVIGFSYPVVPKDKARIRVQISAAHSIKDIDHAVKAFVQIGKELAVI, via the exons ATGTATGGAAATCTTAGAAGAA ATACCAGATGGAATATCAGCCGAACAATAAATTCTCTGGCTCGTTACATAGAACCGGAATTGGCAGCGATAGCACAAGCAGGCACGTGGAAAAATGAGCGTATAATTGCTTCACCTCAAGGAACGAGGATCACTCTATCAAATGGGAAAAAGGCGCTCAATTTTTGCGCGAACAATTATCTAGGTCTTGCg AATAACAAGGATGTTATTAATGCGGCAAAAATTGCCTTGGATAAATACGGTGCCGGTTTGAGTTCTGTGAGATTTATATGTGGAACGCAGGAAATACATGtcgaattagaaaaaaaaattgccacGTTTCATGGCAGGGAAGACACGATACTTTACGCATCGTGCCTCGACGCGAATGCCGGTTTTTTTGAAACTCTGTTAACTGCAGACGATGCTGTGTTAAGCGATGAATTAAATCATGCGTCTATTATTGATGGAATACGATTGTGCAAAGCAAAGAAATACAG ATACAAACATAGAAATATGACGGATTTAGAAAGTAAACTTCAAGAAAGCAAATCGGCACGTTTACGTCTTATAGCAACTGATGGCGTATTCTCCATGGACGGTACCGTTGCCCCATTGCCAAAAATAATTGAACTTGCCAAAAAGTACAATGCTATTACATTCATAGATGATTGTCATGCAACCGGATTCTTTGGCAAAACTGGCAG AGGTACAGAAGACTACTTTGGCTGTCTTGGAAGTATCGATATCATTAATTCTACATTAGGAAAAGCTCTTGGAGGAGCAGCAGGTGGTTACACGACTAGTACAAAAGAAGTTGTTAGTTTATTAAGACAAAAAAGTAGACCGTATTTATTCTCGAATTCGGTGCCCCCATCTGTAGTTGCATCCGCAAGTAag GTAATGGATCTTATAACGGATAGCACAGGATTTTTGGACCGCTTAGCAAACAATACTGAACATTTTAGAAATGCAATGACCAAGGCTGGTTTTATTATCATTGGTGATAATCATCCTATTTGTCCTATTATGCTAGGTGATGCAAAATTGGCAGCAACATTTGCAGATAAAATGATgg aaaaggGAATTTACGTTATTGGATTTAGCTATCCTGTAGTACCAAAAGACAAAGCGAGAATACGTGTTCAAATTAGTGCAGCACATTCGATTAAAGATATAGACCATGCTGTGAAAGCTTTCGTACAAATTGGAAAAGAACTTGCAGTgatttaa
- the Gcat gene encoding 2-amino-3-ketobutyrate coenzyme A ligase, mitochondrial isoform X1, whose amino-acid sequence MYGNLRRISKFQDTRWNISRTINSLARYIEPELAAIAQAGTWKNERIIASPQGTRITLSNGKKALNFCANNYLGLANNKDVINAAKIALDKYGAGLSSVRFICGTQEIHVELEKKIATFHGREDTILYASCLDANAGFFETLLTADDAVLSDELNHASIIDGIRLCKAKKYRYKHRNMTDLESKLQESKSARLRLIATDGVFSMDGTVAPLPKIIELAKKYNAITFIDDCHATGFFGKTGRYIFTNLYRIIYLFVSINITCQIYLFQFRGTEDYFGCLGSIDIINSTLGKALGGAAGGYTTSTKEVVSLLRQKSRPYLFSNSVPPSVVASASKVMDLITDSTGFLDRLANNTEHFRNAMTKAGFIIIGDNHPICPIMLGDAKLAATFADKMMEKGIYVIGFSYPVVPKDKARIRVQISAAHSIKDIDHAVKAFVQIGKELAVI is encoded by the exons ATGTATGGAAATCTTAGAAGAA tttccaAATTTCAAGATACCAGATGGAATATCAGCCGAACAATAAATTCTCTGGCTCGTTACATAGAACCGGAATTGGCAGCGATAGCACAAGCAGGCACGTGGAAAAATGAGCGTATAATTGCTTCACCTCAAGGAACGAGGATCACTCTATCAAATGGGAAAAAGGCGCTCAATTTTTGCGCGAACAATTATCTAGGTCTTGCg AATAACAAGGATGTTATTAATGCGGCAAAAATTGCCTTGGATAAATACGGTGCCGGTTTGAGTTCTGTGAGATTTATATGTGGAACGCAGGAAATACATGtcgaattagaaaaaaaaattgccacGTTTCATGGCAGGGAAGACACGATACTTTACGCATCGTGCCTCGACGCGAATGCCGGTTTTTTTGAAACTCTGTTAACTGCAGACGATGCTGTGTTAAGCGATGAATTAAATCATGCGTCTATTATTGATGGAATACGATTGTGCAAAGCAAAGAAATACAG ATACAAACATAGAAATATGACGGATTTAGAAAGTAAACTTCAAGAAAGCAAATCGGCACGTTTACGTCTTATAGCAACTGATGGCGTATTCTCCATGGACGGTACCGTTGCCCCATTGCCAAAAATAATTGAACTTGCCAAAAAGTACAATGCTATTACATTCATAGATGATTGTCATGCAACCGGATTCTTTGGCAAAACTGGCAGGTATATTTTCACAaacttatacagaattatttatctatttgtgAGCATCAATATTActtgtcaaatttatttatttcaattcagAGGTACAGAAGACTACTTTGGCTGTCTTGGAAGTATCGATATCATTAATTCTACATTAGGAAAAGCTCTTGGAGGAGCAGCAGGTGGTTACACGACTAGTACAAAAGAAGTTGTTAGTTTATTAAGACAAAAAAGTAGACCGTATTTATTCTCGAATTCGGTGCCCCCATCTGTAGTTGCATCCGCAAGTAag GTAATGGATCTTATAACGGATAGCACAGGATTTTTGGACCGCTTAGCAAACAATACTGAACATTTTAGAAATGCAATGACCAAGGCTGGTTTTATTATCATTGGTGATAATCATCCTATTTGTCCTATTATGCTAGGTGATGCAAAATTGGCAGCAACATTTGCAGATAAAATGATgg aaaaggGAATTTACGTTATTGGATTTAGCTATCCTGTAGTACCAAAAGACAAAGCGAGAATACGTGTTCAAATTAGTGCAGCACATTCGATTAAAGATATAGACCATGCTGTGAAAGCTTTCGTACAAATTGGAAAAGAACTTGCAGTgatttaa
- the Gcat gene encoding 2-amino-3-ketobutyrate coenzyme A ligase, mitochondrial isoform X3 encodes MYGNLRRISKFQDTRWNISRTINSLARYIEPELAAIAQAGTWKNERIIASPQGTRITLSNGKKALNFCANNYLGLANNKDVINAAKIALDKYGAGLSSVRFICGTQEIHVELEKKIATFHGREDTILYASCLDANAGFFETLLTADDAVLSDELNHASIIDGIRLCKAKKYRYKHRNMTDLESKLQESKSARLRLIATDGVFSMDGTVAPLPKIIELAKKYNAITFIDDCHATGFFGKTGRGTEDYFGCLGSIDIINSTLGKALGGAAGGYTTSTKEVVSLLRQKSRPYLFSNSVPPSVVASASKVMDLITDSTGFLDRLANNTEHFRNAMTKAGFIIIGDNHPICPIMLGDAKLAATFADKMMEKGIYVIGFSYPVVPKDKARIRVQISAAHSIKDIDHAVKAFVQIGKELAVI; translated from the exons ATGTATGGAAATCTTAGAAGAA tttccaAATTTCAAGATACCAGATGGAATATCAGCCGAACAATAAATTCTCTGGCTCGTTACATAGAACCGGAATTGGCAGCGATAGCACAAGCAGGCACGTGGAAAAATGAGCGTATAATTGCTTCACCTCAAGGAACGAGGATCACTCTATCAAATGGGAAAAAGGCGCTCAATTTTTGCGCGAACAATTATCTAGGTCTTGCg AATAACAAGGATGTTATTAATGCGGCAAAAATTGCCTTGGATAAATACGGTGCCGGTTTGAGTTCTGTGAGATTTATATGTGGAACGCAGGAAATACATGtcgaattagaaaaaaaaattgccacGTTTCATGGCAGGGAAGACACGATACTTTACGCATCGTGCCTCGACGCGAATGCCGGTTTTTTTGAAACTCTGTTAACTGCAGACGATGCTGTGTTAAGCGATGAATTAAATCATGCGTCTATTATTGATGGAATACGATTGTGCAAAGCAAAGAAATACAG ATACAAACATAGAAATATGACGGATTTAGAAAGTAAACTTCAAGAAAGCAAATCGGCACGTTTACGTCTTATAGCAACTGATGGCGTATTCTCCATGGACGGTACCGTTGCCCCATTGCCAAAAATAATTGAACTTGCCAAAAAGTACAATGCTATTACATTCATAGATGATTGTCATGCAACCGGATTCTTTGGCAAAACTGGCAG AGGTACAGAAGACTACTTTGGCTGTCTTGGAAGTATCGATATCATTAATTCTACATTAGGAAAAGCTCTTGGAGGAGCAGCAGGTGGTTACACGACTAGTACAAAAGAAGTTGTTAGTTTATTAAGACAAAAAAGTAGACCGTATTTATTCTCGAATTCGGTGCCCCCATCTGTAGTTGCATCCGCAAGTAag GTAATGGATCTTATAACGGATAGCACAGGATTTTTGGACCGCTTAGCAAACAATACTGAACATTTTAGAAATGCAATGACCAAGGCTGGTTTTATTATCATTGGTGATAATCATCCTATTTGTCCTATTATGCTAGGTGATGCAAAATTGGCAGCAACATTTGCAGATAAAATGATgg aaaaggGAATTTACGTTATTGGATTTAGCTATCCTGTAGTACCAAAAGACAAAGCGAGAATACGTGTTCAAATTAGTGCAGCACATTCGATTAAAGATATAGACCATGCTGTGAAAGCTTTCGTACAAATTGGAAAAGAACTTGCAGTgatttaa